In bacterium, one DNA window encodes the following:
- a CDS encoding acetyl-CoA carboxylase biotin carboxylase subunit, whose amino-acid sequence MRRRDVSATKRFSKVLVANRGEIAVRVIQGLKDMGIATVAVYSDVDRTALHVLSADEAVYVGAAPASESYLVGEKIIAAAKKTGAEAIHPGYGFLSENGPFSRAVEEAGIVFIGPTAEMMEVMGDKLASRRKMRASGVPVVPGTDEAVTDPQVAIAIADEIGYPVLLKASAGGGGKGMRVVHEAGEMASALRQTMGEAGASFANDAVFVEKYITNPKHIEVQVLGDGRGRAVHVFERECSVQRRHQKVIEESPSPSLSPALRAEICAAAVRTAEAIDYRGAGTVEFILAPGGEFYFLEMNTRLQVEHPVTEMVTGTDLVRAQVLIAQGDGLCYTQDELQQRGWALEFRLYAEDPSRNFAPSIGRIEALTPPTGPGVRLDTGVYEGFDVPIHYDPMLAKLIVWGEDRAQAIARSKRALREFTLHGPVHNLPFHLWVLDQPAFVDGSYTTAFVGECFDAADWLPELDGETTEAIIAASALFEAMRRTGAAGSDGAVAAPASNWRLNARRTMTGNR is encoded by the coding sequence ATGCGGAGACGGGACGTGAGCGCAACGAAACGATTCAGCAAGGTCCTCGTGGCCAACCGCGGCGAGATCGCCGTGCGCGTCATCCAGGGCCTCAAGGACATGGGCATCGCCACGGTGGCCGTGTATTCCGACGTGGACCGCACCGCCCTGCATGTCCTTTCGGCGGACGAGGCCGTGTACGTCGGCGCCGCTCCGGCTTCCGAGAGCTACCTCGTCGGCGAGAAGATCATCGCCGCGGCGAAGAAGACCGGCGCCGAGGCCATCCACCCCGGCTACGGCTTCCTCTCGGAGAACGGGCCGTTCAGCCGCGCGGTCGAGGAGGCGGGGATCGTCTTCATCGGGCCCACGGCGGAAATGATGGAGGTCATGGGCGACAAGCTGGCTTCGCGGCGCAAGATGCGCGCGAGCGGCGTGCCCGTGGTGCCGGGCACCGACGAGGCCGTGACCGACCCGCAGGTGGCCATCGCCATCGCCGACGAGATCGGCTACCCGGTGCTGCTGAAGGCCTCGGCCGGCGGTGGCGGCAAGGGCATGCGCGTGGTGCACGAGGCCGGGGAGATGGCCAGCGCCCTGCGGCAGACCATGGGCGAGGCGGGCGCCTCGTTCGCCAACGACGCCGTCTTCGTCGAGAAGTACATCACCAATCCGAAGCACATCGAGGTGCAGGTGCTCGGCGACGGCCGCGGCCGGGCGGTCCACGTCTTCGAGCGCGAGTGTTCGGTGCAGCGTCGCCACCAGAAGGTGATCGAGGAGAGCCCCTCCCCCTCCCTGTCGCCGGCGCTGCGGGCCGAGATCTGCGCGGCGGCCGTGCGCACGGCCGAGGCCATCGACTACCGTGGCGCGGGGACGGTCGAGTTCATCCTCGCGCCCGGCGGTGAGTTCTACTTCCTGGAGATGAACACCCGCCTGCAGGTGGAGCACCCGGTGACCGAGATGGTCACGGGCACCGATCTGGTGCGGGCGCAGGTGCTCATCGCCCAGGGCGACGGGCTGTGCTACACGCAGGACGAGCTGCAGCAGCGCGGTTGGGCCCTCGAATTCCGGCTCTACGCCGAGGATCCGTCGCGGAACTTCGCGCCCTCGATCGGCCGCATCGAAGCCCTGACCCCGCCCACGGGACCGGGGGTGCGCCTGGACACGGGCGTGTACGAGGGCTTCGACGTGCCCATCCACTACGATCCCATGCTGGCCAAGCTCATCGTGTGGGGCGAGGACCGCGCCCAGGCCATCGCCCGCAGCAAGCGGGCCCTGCGCGAGTTCACCCTGCACGGGCCGGTGCACAACCTGCCCTTCCACCTCTGGGTACTCGACCAGCCGGCCTTCGTCGACGGCTCCTACACGACGGCCTTCGTCGGCGAATGCTTCGACGCCGCGGACTGGCTGCCGGAGCTGGACGGGGAGACCACTGAGGCGATCATCGCGGCCTCGGCCCTGTTCGAGGCCATGCGCCGGACGGGAGCCGCCGGGTCGGACGGCGCCGTCGCCGCGCCCGCGAGCAATTGGCGCCTGAACGCCCGCCGCACCATGACCGGCAACCGCTGA
- a CDS encoding sodium ion-translocating decarboxylase subunit beta has translation MDVLWDFLQVGVVGNFTWGNMAMLAIGAVFIWLGIARDYEPLLLVPIGFGMLVGNIPLAPGMNVGIYESGSVLNVLYSGVTQGWYPSLIFLGIGAMTDFSAMLANPRLILLGAAAQAGIFLTFAGSLLLGFPARDAAAIGIIGGADGPTAIFLSSQLAPHLLGAIAVAAYSYMALVPVIQPPIIRLLTSREERRIRMKPSPPVSKRLRIIFPVVAFVLCAMIAPGAISLLGFLFFGNLLKESGVTERLAKTARSALIDIVTILLGLCVGASTDASRFLTPASVKIALLGALSFCVATAAGVLFAKLMNVFLREKINPIIGAAGVSAVPDSARVCQMVGAKEDPQNFLIMHAMAPNVAGVIGSAVAAGVFLSRFVF, from the coding sequence ATGGACGTGTTGTGGGACTTCCTGCAGGTCGGCGTGGTCGGCAACTTCACGTGGGGCAACATGGCCATGTTGGCCATCGGCGCGGTCTTCATCTGGCTCGGCATCGCCCGCGACTACGAGCCGCTCCTGCTGGTGCCCATCGGCTTCGGCATGCTGGTGGGCAACATTCCCCTGGCGCCGGGCATGAACGTGGGCATCTACGAGTCCGGCTCGGTGCTGAACGTGCTCTATTCGGGCGTCACCCAGGGCTGGTATCCGTCGCTGATCTTCCTGGGCATCGGGGCCATGACCGACTTCTCGGCCATGCTGGCCAACCCGCGCCTGATCCTGCTGGGCGCGGCGGCCCAGGCGGGCATCTTCCTCACCTTCGCCGGTTCGCTGCTGCTGGGCTTCCCCGCGCGCGACGCCGCCGCCATCGGCATCATCGGCGGCGCCGACGGGCCGACGGCCATCTTCCTGTCGAGCCAACTGGCGCCGCACCTGCTCGGCGCCATCGCCGTGGCGGCCTACAGCTACATGGCCCTGGTGCCGGTGATCCAGCCGCCGATCATCCGCCTGCTCACGAGCCGCGAGGAGCGGCGCATCCGCATGAAACCCTCGCCGCCGGTGAGCAAGCGGCTGCGGATCATCTTTCCCGTCGTCGCCTTCGTCCTGTGCGCGATGATCGCGCCGGGCGCCATCTCCCTGCTGGGCTTCCTCTTCTTCGGCAACCTGCTCAAGGAGAGCGGCGTCACCGAACGCCTGGCCAAGACGGCCCGCAGCGCCCTGATCGACATCGTCACGATCCTGCTCGGGCTGTGCGTGGGGGCCTCGACCGACGCGAGCCGTTTCCTGACGCCGGCCTCGGTGAAGATCGCCCTGCTCGGGGCCCTCAGCTTCTGCGTGGCCACCGCCGCCGGCGTGCTCTTCGCCAAGCTGATGAACGTCTTCCTGCGGGAGAAGATCAACCCGATCATCGGCGCGGCGGGGGTCTCCGCCGTGCCCGACAGCGCGCGGGTCTGCCAGATGGTGGGCGCGAAGGAGGATCCGCAGAACTTCCTCATCATGCACGCCATGGCCCCCAACGTGGCGGGCGTCATCGGCTCGGCCGTCGCCGCCGGCGTCTTCCTCTCGAGATTCGTCTTCTAG
- a CDS encoding sigma-70 family RNA polymerase sigma factor, whose product MERHVFTELLAQHKDRIYSVALYSLRDPHEAEDVTQEAFLKLWDRYAEIDPEKVGGWLTRVTHNLCIDHARRRRAQRNNFGQPDPDAVDHLVAEQGPAADPSLGVVLDERQRRLLAALDTLTPETRTVMMMHYFQDMKLHEIGEALGKSVSALKVQIHRARKSLRSALTAAEIPPQARRGIG is encoded by the coding sequence ATGGAACGACACGTCTTCACAGAACTGCTGGCGCAGCACAAGGACCGGATCTACTCGGTGGCCCTCTACAGCCTGCGTGACCCCCACGAGGCCGAGGACGTCACCCAGGAGGCCTTCCTGAAGCTGTGGGACCGTTACGCCGAGATCGACCCTGAGAAGGTCGGCGGCTGGCTGACGCGGGTCACCCACAACCTGTGCATCGACCACGCCCGGCGCCGCCGGGCCCAGCGCAACAACTTCGGCCAGCCGGATCCCGATGCCGTCGACCACCTGGTCGCCGAGCAGGGGCCGGCCGCGGATCCGAGCCTCGGCGTGGTGCTCGACGAACGCCAGCGGCGCCTGCTCGCCGCCCTCGACACCCTGACGCCCGAGACGCGGACCGTGATGATGATGCACTACTTCCAGGACATGAAGCTGCACGAGATCGGCGAGGCGCTGGGCAAGTCCGTCAGCGCGCTGAAGGTGCAGATCCACCGTGCCCGCAAGAGCCTGCGGTCGGCCCTGACAGCCGCCGAGATTCCGCCGCAGGCCAGGAGGGGAATCGGATGA
- a CDS encoding DUF4252 domain-containing protein, whose protein sequence is MKRNIMLVGLCLLTFSLAGQALADDLKGQRGYMDLEWIRIPADADEIQDIELGAMLLGIAASQEHQDPALLKALQMIRSVRVKSWSMDGRDDTAASAVAKVTERLEKDGWKRLIYFKDDDETVSVSTQYDDAGNMVGIMLVTYEPDDSVAFVNVMGDLDIGTMFKLVKEFEDESWQTMLENLDEVDGVHVNVEKDK, encoded by the coding sequence ATGAAACGCAACATCATGCTCGTCGGGCTCTGCCTGCTCACCTTCTCTCTCGCCGGGCAGGCCCTGGCCGACGACCTGAAGGGCCAGCGCGGCTACATGGATCTGGAATGGATCAGGATCCCGGCCGACGCCGACGAGATCCAGGACATCGAACTCGGCGCCATGCTCCTGGGCATCGCCGCCAGCCAGGAACACCAGGATCCGGCCCTGCTCAAGGCCCTGCAGATGATCAGGTCGGTGCGCGTGAAGAGCTGGAGCATGGACGGACGCGACGACACCGCGGCCTCCGCCGTGGCGAAGGTCACCGAGCGCCTCGAGAAGGACGGTTGGAAGCGCCTGATCTACTTCAAGGACGACGACGAGACCGTCAGTGTCAGCACCCAGTACGACGACGCGGGCAACATGGTCGGGATCATGCTCGTGACCTACGAGCCCGACGATTCCGTGGCCTTCGTGAACGTCATGGGCGACCTCGACATCGGCACCATGTTCAAGCTCGTCAAGGAATTCGAGGACGAGTCGTGGCAGACCATGCTCGAGAACCTCGACGAGGTCGACGGCGTGCACGTCAACGTCGAGAAGGACAAGTAG
- a CDS encoding acyl-CoA carboxylase subunit beta: MAHSFNDRLARLNALRAQAHAGGGPEKIAKIHAKGRLSARERIHLLLDEGSFQETGVFVTHRSHEMGMDKSRPVGDGMVTGVGRIDGRQVYVFAQDFTVFGGSMSEANALKICRLMDQALENGCPVIGLNDSGGARIQEGVRSLAGYAEIFWRNTMASGVIPQISAILGPCAGGAVYSPAITDFTLMVDQTSYMFVTGPNVIKMVTNEDVTFEELGGANTHATKSGVSHFTAASDADCLLMTRRLLSFMPQNNLEDPPRIVPNDAPDRREEKLNGIVPDDSRKPYDMLDVIRLVVDEGDFMEVQPRHAQNIICGFARLDGQPVGIVANQPKFQAGVLDIPSSMKGARFVRTCDCFNIPLVVFEDVPGFLPGTEQEYGGIIRHGAKLLYAFCEATVPKLTVITRKAYGGAYDVMNSKHIRADYNVAWPGAELAVMGPEGAVNILYRQALAEADDADAERAKLVEDYNETYANPFIAAGLGYLDDVIEPADTRACLITALNNLAGKKQSLPPKKHGNIPL; the protein is encoded by the coding sequence ATGGCCCATTCCTTCAACGACCGCCTCGCACGTCTGAATGCGCTGCGGGCCCAGGCCCACGCCGGCGGCGGACCCGAGAAGATCGCGAAGATCCATGCCAAGGGACGGCTATCCGCCCGTGAGCGCATCCACCTGCTGCTGGACGAGGGCAGCTTCCAGGAGACGGGGGTCTTCGTCACCCACCGCAGCCACGAGATGGGCATGGACAAGAGCCGGCCCGTGGGCGACGGGATGGTGACCGGGGTCGGCCGCATCGACGGCCGTCAGGTGTACGTCTTCGCCCAGGACTTCACCGTCTTCGGCGGCTCCATGAGCGAGGCCAACGCCCTGAAGATCTGCCGCCTGATGGACCAGGCCCTCGAGAACGGCTGCCCCGTGATCGGGTTGAACGACAGCGGCGGCGCCCGCATCCAGGAGGGTGTGCGCTCGCTGGCCGGCTACGCCGAGATCTTCTGGCGCAACACCATGGCCAGCGGCGTGATCCCCCAGATCTCGGCCATCCTCGGCCCCTGCGCCGGCGGCGCCGTCTATTCGCCCGCGATCACCGACTTCACCCTGATGGTCGACCAGACGAGCTACATGTTCGTGACCGGACCGAACGTCATCAAGATGGTCACCAACGAGGACGTGACCTTCGAGGAACTCGGCGGCGCCAACACCCACGCCACCAAGAGCGGGGTCTCCCACTTCACCGCGGCCAGCGACGCCGACTGCCTGCTGATGACCCGGCGGCTGCTGAGCTTCATGCCCCAGAACAACCTCGAGGACCCGCCGCGCATCGTGCCCAACGATGCGCCGGACCGCCGCGAGGAGAAACTCAACGGCATCGTCCCGGACGACAGCCGGAAGCCCTACGACATGCTCGACGTGATCCGGCTCGTGGTGGACGAGGGCGACTTCATGGAGGTCCAGCCGCGCCACGCCCAGAACATCATCTGCGGCTTCGCGCGCCTGGACGGCCAGCCCGTGGGCATCGTGGCCAATCAGCCCAAGTTCCAGGCCGGCGTGCTCGACATCCCGTCGAGCATGAAGGGGGCGCGCTTCGTGCGCACCTGCGACTGCTTCAACATCCCGCTGGTGGTGTTCGAGGACGTGCCCGGCTTCCTGCCCGGCACCGAGCAGGAGTACGGCGGCATCATCCGCCACGGCGCCAAGCTGCTGTACGCCTTCTGCGAGGCCACGGTGCCCAAGCTGACGGTGATCACGCGCAAGGCCTACGGCGGTGCCTACGACGTCATGAACAGCAAGCACATCCGGGCCGACTACAACGTGGCCTGGCCCGGCGCGGAACTCGCGGTGATGGGGCCCGAGGGCGCGGTGAACATCCTCTACCGGCAGGCCCTCGCCGAAGCCGACGATGCGGACGCCGAGCGGGCGAAGCTGGTCGAGGACTACAACGAGACCTACGCCAACCCGTTCATCGCCGCCGGACTCGGCTACCTGGACGACGTCATCGAGCCCGCGGACACGCGCGCCTGCCTGATCACCGCCCTGAACAACCTGGCGGGCAAGAAGCAGTCGCTGCCGCCCAAGAAGCACGGCAACATCCCCCTGTAG
- a CDS encoding acetyl-CoA carboxylase biotin carboxyl carrier protein subunit, whose translation MKLKITVHGVAYEVEVEVLDAQDEMLAPGQPLPPPPAMAHGPAAVATAATSPVAPPSGSPALAGDDAGVASPIAGTVLEVKVRVGDQVAAGQEVVVIEAMKMETAIAAPRAGRVKAVPVAAGDSVRETQLLVEFE comes from the coding sequence ATGAAGCTCAAGATCACGGTGCATGGCGTGGCCTACGAGGTCGAGGTCGAGGTGCTGGACGCCCAGGACGAGATGCTCGCGCCGGGACAGCCGCTGCCGCCGCCGCCGGCGATGGCGCACGGACCGGCGGCGGTCGCGACCGCGGCGACGTCGCCCGTGGCGCCGCCGTCCGGTTCGCCGGCCCTGGCGGGCGACGATGCGGGTGTCGCCTCGCCCATCGCCGGCACGGTGCTCGAAGTGAAGGTGCGCGTCGGCGACCAGGTCGCGGCCGGCCAGGAGGTCGTGGTCATCGAGGCCATGAAGATGGAGACGGCCATCGCCGCGCCCCGGGCGGGACGGGTCAAGGCGGTCCCCGTGGCGGCCGGCGACTCGGTCCGCGAGACCCAGCTCCTGGTCGAGTTCGAGTAG
- a CDS encoding OadG family protein — protein sequence MSGAITAEMATLAVAGILIVFAVLALIALIVGLLKRWDERWQDHERRVEATAVSREQTIDATTLVLITAAAATVVQGRFRVHRIHRLLSPRRRRTPWSAHGRLTLQGSHAVRRRNT from the coding sequence GTGTCCGGAGCGATCACCGCGGAGATGGCGACCCTGGCCGTGGCCGGGATCCTCATCGTGTTCGCCGTGCTGGCCCTGATCGCGTTGATCGTGGGCCTGCTCAAGCGCTGGGACGAGCGCTGGCAGGACCACGAGCGGCGGGTCGAGGCCACGGCCGTGTCCCGCGAACAGACCATCGATGCCACCACCCTCGTGCTGATCACCGCGGCGGCGGCCACGGTGGTGCAGGGGCGTTTCCGCGTCCACCGCATCCACCGGCTGCTCTCGCCGCGGCGCCGACGGACCCCCTGGTCGGCCCACGGCCGCCTGACCCTGCAGGGGTCGCACGCCGTGCGCCGGCGCAACACCTGA
- a CDS encoding biotin/lipoyl-binding protein, with product MLKKKYVLNIGPEQRGAVVARDGRDTAVQVDDGELTPVNYRPVLNGKAISIRYGGRLHLVHVTGVNGNGQLQVTVNGRPVALTVMDELKAQALESLGGGAGSGTIAADIPGLVVEIKVALGDRVNLGDPVIVVEAMKMQNELTAAVSGTVREIPVGAGQSVNPGDVLVVIEPETAG from the coding sequence GTGCTCAAGAAGAAATACGTCCTGAACATCGGACCGGAGCAGCGCGGGGCCGTGGTGGCGCGCGACGGCCGGGACACCGCGGTCCAGGTCGACGACGGCGAGCTGACCCCCGTCAACTACCGCCCCGTCCTCAACGGGAAGGCCATCTCGATCCGCTACGGCGGCCGGCTGCACCTGGTGCACGTGACCGGCGTGAACGGCAACGGCCAGTTGCAGGTGACGGTGAACGGTCGTCCGGTCGCCCTGACGGTGATGGACGAGCTCAAGGCGCAGGCCCTCGAGAGCCTCGGCGGCGGCGCCGGCAGCGGCACCATCGCCGCCGACATCCCCGGCCTCGTGGTCGAGATCAAGGTCGCCCTGGGCGACCGGGTGAACCTGGGCGATCCGGTCATCGTCGTCGAGGCCATGAAGATGCAGAACGAGCTGACGGCGGCGGTCTCCGGCACCGTGCGGGAGATTCCCGTCGGCGCCGGACAGTCGGTGAATCCGGGCGACGTCCTGGTGGTCATCGAGCCCGAGACGGCCGGCTGA
- a CDS encoding zf-HC2 domain-containing protein, whose protein sequence is MMRDCEFYEIHLADYAAGELPRDRREALEAHLSACGGCREELAREIDLRTVLGSLPVAPCPDAVTRGLAALLPLDIPADRGRGAPRPWLRLATSGLVAAALALFVLVPALRDGRPAAAPAGHGAYTQAEVDQARRDVINVLALTAGVLDRSRTRTMTEVFGDRLPGAVSGSLRSPHAPDAHTPNGANGASDTGGQG, encoded by the coding sequence ATGATGCGCGACTGCGAGTTCTACGAGATCCACCTGGCGGACTACGCCGCGGGCGAATTGCCCCGGGACCGCCGCGAAGCCCTCGAGGCCCACCTGTCCGCCTGCGGCGGCTGCCGCGAGGAACTGGCGCGCGAGATCGACCTGCGCACCGTGCTCGGCTCGCTCCCCGTGGCGCCGTGCCCCGACGCGGTGACCCGCGGCCTGGCGGCGCTGCTGCCGCTCGACATCCCGGCCGACCGCGGTCGCGGCGCGCCGCGACCGTGGCTCCGCCTGGCCACCAGCGGCCTCGTGGCCGCGGCCCTGGCCCTGTTCGTCCTGGTGCCCGCCCTGCGCGACGGCCGACCCGCCGCGGCGCCCGCCGGACACGGTGCCTACACCCAGGCGGAGGTCGACCAGGCCCGCCGCGACGTCATCAACGTGCTGGCCCTGACGGCCGGGGTCCTGGACCGCAGCCGCACCCGCACCATGACCGAAGTCTTCGGCGATCGCCTGCCCGGAGCCGTGAGCGGTTCCCTGCGGTCGCCCCATGCTCCTGATGCCCACACTCCCAACGGCGCCAACGGCGCATCCGACACTGGAGGCCAAGGATGA
- a CDS encoding acyl-CoA carboxylase subunit beta — translation MTDPRIQDLRDRKARLYRGGGAERIAKQHAAGKRTARERLAQLYDQDTFSETHPFMQHRCTDFGMAGKDLPGEGVVTGYGLVDGRPLYAVSQDFTVAGGAVGEATARKIADLQDDAMKTGDPIVFINDSGGARIQEGVDALAGYGDIFYRNILASGVVPQISIISGPCAGGAAYSPALTDFIIQVRHEGQMYITGPSVIKQVTGEEVTAEQLGGVESHSHYSGVVHFVAESGGEGIAIARRLLSFLPSNNTDEPPFLEHLHDELVGPDEAMNGLIPASSREAYDMHRVIERVVDRADFLEVQTHFAPNLIIGFGRIEGATVGVVANNPSHKAGVLDIDSSVKGARFIRFCNAFNIPLVTFVDVPGFMPGVQQEYGGIIRHGAKMLFAYGAATVPKITIVVRKAYGGAYLAMCARSMGADRVAAWPTAEIAVMGGEGAVNVLYRKELAEAADPAARRAELLAAYAARFSTPYAAAARGMVDDVIEPSETRAYIALGLEILKSKRAIRPEKKHGLIPL, via the coding sequence ATGACCGACCCCCGCATCCAGGATCTGCGCGACCGCAAGGCCCGGCTCTACCGGGGGGGCGGTGCCGAGCGGATCGCGAAGCAGCACGCCGCCGGCAAACGGACGGCCCGCGAGCGCCTGGCCCAACTCTACGACCAGGACACCTTCAGCGAGACCCACCCCTTCATGCAGCACCGCTGCACCGACTTCGGCATGGCGGGCAAGGACCTGCCCGGCGAAGGTGTCGTCACCGGCTACGGCCTCGTCGACGGCCGTCCCCTGTACGCCGTGAGCCAGGACTTCACCGTCGCGGGCGGCGCCGTGGGCGAGGCGACCGCCCGCAAGATCGCCGACCTGCAGGACGACGCCATGAAGACCGGCGACCCCATCGTCTTCATCAACGACTCCGGCGGCGCCCGCATCCAGGAGGGCGTCGACGCCCTCGCCGGCTACGGCGACATCTTCTACCGCAACATCCTCGCCTCGGGCGTCGTGCCGCAGATCAGCATCATCAGCGGTCCCTGCGCCGGCGGCGCGGCGTACTCGCCCGCCCTGACCGACTTCATCATCCAGGTCCGGCACGAGGGCCAGATGTACATCACCGGCCCGAGCGTCATCAAGCAGGTCACCGGCGAGGAGGTGACCGCCGAGCAGCTCGGCGGCGTCGAGAGCCACTCCCACTACTCGGGCGTGGTGCACTTCGTGGCCGAGAGCGGGGGCGAGGGCATCGCCATCGCCAGGCGCCTGCTGTCGTTCCTGCCCAGCAACAACACCGACGAGCCGCCCTTCCTCGAACACCTGCACGACGAGCTGGTCGGGCCGGACGAGGCCATGAACGGCCTCATCCCGGCCAGCAGCCGCGAGGCCTACGACATGCACCGGGTCATCGAACGCGTGGTCGACCGGGCGGACTTCCTCGAGGTGCAGACCCACTTCGCGCCGAACCTGATCATCGGCTTCGGTCGCATCGAGGGGGCGACGGTGGGCGTCGTGGCCAACAATCCGAGCCACAAGGCGGGCGTGCTGGACATCGACTCCTCGGTCAAGGGCGCGCGCTTCATCCGCTTCTGCAACGCCTTCAACATTCCCCTGGTGACCTTCGTCGACGTGCCCGGATTCATGCCCGGCGTGCAGCAGGAGTACGGCGGCATCATCCGGCACGGGGCCAAGATGCTCTTCGCCTACGGGGCGGCGACCGTCCCCAAGATCACCATCGTCGTGCGCAAGGCGTACGGCGGCGCCTACCTGGCCATGTGCGCGCGCAGCATGGGCGCCGACCGGGTGGCGGCCTGGCCCACGGCCGAGATCGCGGTCATGGGCGGCGAGGGGGCCGTGAACGTGCTCTACCGCAAGGAGCTGGCCGAGGCGGCGGACCCGGCCGCGCGCCGGGCCGAGCTGCTCGCCGCGTATGCGGCCCGCTTCTCGACACCCTACGCCGCGGCGGCGAGGGGCATGGTCGACGACGTCATCGAGCCTTCCGAGACGCGGGCCTACATCGCTCTCGGCCTGGAGATCCTCAAGTCCAAGCGGGCGATCCGGCCGGAGAAGAAGCACGGCCTGATCCCCCTGTAG